A stretch of Cellulosilyticum sp. I15G10I2 DNA encodes these proteins:
- a CDS encoding FtsW/RodA/SpoVE family cell cycle protein, with the protein MAYFNLMILLSRYIFAGFGCLFIIVAFSFMKPFISYSLGRTDEKNKFLYLCIVFFHLGGVSIVAGKQTDLTVRMSIIINGLIIFSLITLTLWLLKLWKRHQEIILWNMIFFLMDIGYIMLERLDHALASKQVIACVVGVGVALIFPSIFAILIRPRNKYLYLCILLVMMLLPFIFGSKVLGATNWIEINGMSIQPSEIGKVALVLFLAALFNNFDAIKNKKRTIISAVTVLMTVLGCLVLQRDLGASLLYYLTFLIMLLMAAKSFILLGVGIIMGGVGATTGYLLFSHVRVRVQAFIDPWQDITGTGYQVVQGLFAIGTWGWFGSGLTRGIPNKIPFSANDYIFAALCEEFGNLIGIIILLCYLGIILQCINVALRQKNEFYMLITIGIATLFAVQTFIIVGGVLKLIPLTGITSPFLSAGGSSMVVSMGMIGLITYFSYDNKAQEVKEED; encoded by the coding sequence GTGGCATATTTTAACTTAATGATTTTATTAAGTCGCTATATTTTTGCAGGGTTTGGATGTTTGTTCATTATTGTCGCTTTTAGTTTTATGAAGCCTTTTATAAGCTATTCTTTAGGCAGAACAGATGAAAAAAATAAATTTCTTTATCTATGCATAGTATTCTTTCATTTGGGCGGAGTAAGTATTGTTGCAGGAAAACAGACTGATTTGACTGTTCGTATGTCTATTATTATTAATGGATTAATTATTTTTTCCCTTATTACGCTTACCTTATGGCTGCTAAAATTATGGAAGAGACATCAAGAAATTATCCTGTGGAATATGATTTTCTTCTTAATGGATATAGGTTATATCATGTTAGAACGCCTTGATCATGCCCTCGCCTCAAAGCAAGTAATAGCCTGCGTTGTAGGGGTAGGGGTTGCCTTGATATTTCCTAGTATTTTTGCCATTCTTATACGCCCAAGGAATAAATATCTCTACCTCTGTATTTTATTAGTTATGATGTTATTGCCATTTATTTTTGGAAGCAAAGTATTAGGTGCGACCAACTGGATTGAAATAAATGGCATGAGTATTCAGCCTTCTGAAATTGGCAAGGTAGCCTTAGTGCTATTTTTAGCTGCTTTATTTAATAACTTTGATGCGATAAAAAATAAAAAAAGAACGATTATTTCGGCTGTAACTGTATTGATGACCGTATTAGGCTGTCTGGTATTACAAAGAGATTTGGGTGCTTCACTACTTTATTATTTAACCTTTCTGATCATGTTGCTTATGGCTGCTAAAAGTTTTATACTTTTGGGAGTAGGAATCATTATGGGGGGGGTAGGTGCGACTACAGGATACTTATTATTTTCCCATGTTAGAGTGAGGGTGCAGGCTTTTATTGATCCTTGGCAGGATATAACTGGAACAGGTTATCAAGTTGTTCAAGGGTTATTTGCAATAGGAACATGGGGATGGTTTGGAAGCGGTTTAACGAGAGGTATTCCCAATAAGATACCTTTTTCAGCCAACGATTATATTTTTGCAGCATTATGCGAAGAATTCGGTAATTTAATAGGTATTATTATTTTACTATGTTATTTAGGAATTATCCTTCAATGTATCAATGTAGCACTTAGACAAAAAAATGAGTTTTACATGCTTATTACAATAGGGATAGCTACGTTATTTGCTGTACAAACATTTATTATTGTTGGTGGTGTGTTAAAACTTATTCCATTAACAGGTATTACATCACCTTTCTTAAGTGCTGGTGGTTCATCGATGGTAGTAAGTATGGGGATGATAGGGCTTATTACTTATTTTTCATACGACAATAAAGCCCAGGAAGTAAAGGAAGAGGATTAA
- a CDS encoding peptidoglycan D,D-transpeptidase FtsI family protein yields the protein MDKNKKFIYGITCIYISLFAVLIFYVVYFTAIKQKQISVHPNNTRLNNLEQEVIRGNIYDTNMKLLATTTDEKRVYPKGSLYAHVVGYAQRGKTGVEALANTELLYPDYNIVSLFKNAFLNEKFEGRDIVLTLDDRYQEAVAQAMKGKKGGVIVIEPTTGKIKAMYANPGFNPNNINEDWETLSKDTKNSPLINRATNGLYPPGSTFKMITALAYLNQANASDLDFTYECTGKITGDDYTIQCYNKTAHGHVDLKSAFYKSCNAYFIKLGEEVGVKNLKSLAEELGFNNGLHFDMGYAKSRIQLTESDTPFEKAATYIGQGKTLTTPFHMAILAAAIANDGVMMKSYVLDYSMNKKGNIKIKYMPKYEQAIIDEKAAKSLQDMMIEVVSNGTGVKLKKKNMIIGGKTGTAQNETAEDHSWFVGFAKHNTSDHNQIAFAVIVENGGKGAQALDVTQSILNVYEGIKP from the coding sequence ATGGATAAAAACAAAAAGTTTATTTATGGGATTACATGCATTTATATAAGTCTATTTGCTGTGCTCATCTTCTATGTAGTATACTTTACGGCTATAAAGCAAAAACAAATATCTGTCCATCCTAATAATACACGGCTTAATAATCTTGAGCAAGAGGTTATAAGAGGAAACATTTATGATACGAATATGAAGCTCCTAGCAACCACAACTGATGAAAAAAGAGTCTATCCCAAGGGGAGTTTGTATGCACATGTAGTAGGTTACGCACAAAGAGGTAAGACTGGCGTTGAAGCACTAGCGAATACAGAGCTTTTATACCCTGATTATAACATTGTTTCGCTATTTAAAAATGCGTTCTTAAATGAAAAGTTTGAGGGCAGGGATATCGTACTAACCTTAGATGACAGATATCAAGAAGCTGTAGCGCAAGCAATGAAGGGTAAAAAAGGTGGGGTTATTGTCATCGAGCCAACTACTGGTAAAATAAAAGCAATGTATGCAAACCCAGGGTTTAACCCTAATAATATCAATGAGGATTGGGAAACCTTATCTAAAGACACAAAAAATTCACCACTTATTAATCGGGCAACAAATGGACTGTATCCTCCAGGGTCAACTTTTAAAATGATTACAGCGCTTGCGTATCTAAATCAGGCAAATGCTTCTGATTTAGACTTTACGTATGAATGTACAGGAAAAATAACAGGTGATGACTATACTATTCAATGTTATAATAAAACTGCACATGGACATGTTGATCTTAAAAGCGCCTTTTATAAATCTTGCAATGCCTATTTTATTAAACTAGGTGAAGAAGTTGGTGTTAAAAATTTAAAAAGTTTAGCAGAAGAATTAGGATTTAACAATGGTTTGCATTTTGATATGGGTTATGCTAAAAGTAGAATTCAGCTTACAGAATCAGACACGCCTTTTGAAAAAGCGGCTACTTATATAGGGCAAGGTAAGACTTTGACTACGCCGTTTCATATGGCTATACTTGCTGCGGCGATAGCTAATGATGGGGTAATGATGAAATCTTATGTATTAGATTATTCTATGAATAAAAAGGGTAATATAAAAATAAAATATATGCCGAAATACGAACAGGCAATTATTGATGAAAAAGCAGCAAAAAGTCTGCAGGATATGATGATTGAAGTCGTAAGTAATGGTACAGGAGTTAAGCTAAAGAAGAAAAATATGATTATAGGCGGAAAAACCGGAACAGCACAAAATGAAACAGCAGAGGATCATTCTTGGTTTGTTGGGTTTGCAAAACATAATACTTCAGATCATAATCAAATTGCCTTTGCTGTAATAGTCGAAAATGGCGGCAAAGGGGCTCAAGCATTGGATGTGACACAAAGCATACTGAATGTCTATGAGGGGATTAAACCTTGA
- a CDS encoding NUDIX hydrolase: MIKTVSCGGVVIHKGKMLLLYKDYKQKYVGWVLPKGTVESGESHQITALREVKEETGVEARIVKYIDSSQYTFKGREDVIHKTVHWYLMTTDSFYCKPQREEYFIDAGYYKYYEAYHLLKFNDERHILKKAYDLYNCLRDSKHTLDATSRNIKQ, translated from the coding sequence ATGATAAAAACAGTAAGTTGCGGAGGAGTAGTGATTCATAAGGGAAAAATGCTTCTATTGTATAAAGATTATAAGCAAAAATATGTAGGCTGGGTACTTCCAAAAGGAACTGTAGAGTCAGGAGAAAGTCATCAGATCACAGCCCTAAGAGAAGTAAAAGAGGAAACAGGCGTGGAAGCACGCATCGTAAAATATATTGATTCAAGTCAATACACCTTTAAAGGAAGAGAAGATGTTATCCACAAAACTGTACATTGGTACTTAATGACAACTGATAGTTTTTATTGTAAACCTCAACGAGAAGAATATTTTATTGATGCAGGATATTATAAGTATTATGAAGCCTACCACCTTTTAAAGTTTAATGATGAACGGCATATATTAAAAAAGGCCTATGATTTATATAATTGCCTTAGGGATTCAAAACATACTTTAGATGCTACTAGCAGAAATATCAAACAATAA
- a CDS encoding RNA polymerase sigma factor, giving the protein MHEDKELQLINDAKHGDVNAFEVLISAYEKKIYNICLRMLCSEPDAYDAAQEVCIKIWKQLYHFKGDSKLSTWIYRIATNECLDKLRKAKSKREISLFQTNEKDNEVWVIDKVCENENVISIIENKALQEILKQAMTELKEEHRTMIVLRDINAYAYDEIAAILSISLGTVKSRLSRARLALKKILQQNKEPYKSFFVKKGSEEGEQ; this is encoded by the coding sequence ATGCATGAAGATAAAGAACTTCAGTTAATCAACGATGCAAAGCATGGCGATGTAAATGCATTTGAGGTCCTTATAAGCGCATACGAAAAGAAGATTTATAATATTTGCTTAAGAATGCTTTGCAGCGAGCCGGATGCTTATGATGCTGCACAAGAAGTTTGTATCAAAATTTGGAAACAACTTTATCACTTTAAAGGAGACTCTAAACTGAGCACATGGATTTATAGGATTGCTACGAATGAGTGTTTAGATAAGTTACGTAAAGCTAAAAGTAAAAGGGAAATTTCTTTGTTCCAAACAAATGAAAAAGATAATGAAGTATGGGTGATTGATAAAGTCTGCGAAAATGAAAACGTAATAAGTATCATAGAAAATAAAGCGTTGCAGGAGATATTAAAACAGGCTATGACAGAACTTAAAGAAGAACATCGCACAATGATTGTGTTACGTGATATTAATGCCTATGCATATGACGAGATTGCTGCTATTTTAAGTATTTCTTTAGGCACAGTAAAATCTAGGCTGTCTAGAGCAAGGTTAGCCCTTAAAAAGATTTTACAGCAAAACAAGGAACCTTATAAGTCTTTTTTCGTCAAAAAAGGTAGCGAGGAGGGTGAACAATGA
- a CDS encoding anti-sigma factor family protein, translating to MKCHECIEQLSAYIDHMLTPEEQKELERHLESCQSCQEELKALIEIVESIAALEDVEIPETLHEDIMKSIHEDKESIKKNVKLKTWMKYVASTAAALLIVVILLDGSQILQHKKSSLTKTESASEEQIQDNMMLSNDTQMKEYKASQEADAADNPPEQSIAIAQNRDITSELTEVWEVISLDKVKTVELISAYITTYELQAMYLPDESNPTSIIIYQINNKNELFNSIKGINNDIKISKEEPEGENLEIIIK from the coding sequence ATGAAATGTCATGAATGTATTGAACAATTATCAGCTTATATAGATCATATGCTAACCCCGGAAGAACAAAAAGAACTTGAAAGACATTTAGAATCATGTCAGTCTTGCCAAGAAGAGTTAAAGGCTTTAATAGAAATAGTAGAGAGCATAGCGGCTTTAGAAGACGTTGAAATACCTGAAACACTACATGAGGATATTATGAAAAGTATTCATGAAGATAAAGAATCAATTAAAAAGAATGTAAAGTTGAAAACATGGATGAAATATGTTGCAAGCACTGCAGCTGCATTACTGATCGTTGTGATATTATTAGATGGTTCTCAAATATTGCAGCATAAAAAATCAAGTCTGACAAAAACTGAAAGTGCATCTGAAGAACAGATTCAGGACAATATGATGCTTTCTAATGATACGCAAATGAAAGAGTATAAAGCTTCGCAAGAGGCGGATGCTGCAGATAATCCACCTGAGCAATCAATAGCGATAGCCCAAAATAGAGACATAACCTCTGAACTCACTGAAGTATGGGAAGTTATATCCCTTGACAAAGTAAAAACTGTGGAACTTATTAGTGCGTATATTACAACCTATGAACTTCAAGCTATGTATTTGCCTGATGAATCTAATCCAACATCAATTATTATTTATCAAATTAACAATAAAAATGAATTATTCAATAGCATTAAGGGGATAAATAATGATATAAAAATTTCTAAAGAAGAACCAGAAGGTGAAAATTTAGAAATTATTATAAAATAA
- a CDS encoding glycine--tRNA ligase produces the protein MQEKNMQQIVAVAKSRGFVYPGSEIYGGLANTWDYGPLGVEFKNNVKKAWWKKFIQESPYNVGVDCAILMNPKAWVASGHVGGFSDPLMDCKDCKERFRADKIIEDFLVEKGEPAIVDGWSNEQMKSFIDENQIACPTCGKHNFTDIRQFNLMFKTFQGVTEDSKNVVYLRPETAQGIFVNFKNVQRTSRKKVPFGIGQIGKSFRNEITPGNFIFRTREFEQMELEFFCSPGTDLEWFSYWKDYCKNWLLNLGVNEDHMRIRDHSAEELSHYSNATSDIEFLFPFGWGELWGIADRTDFDLKQHQEHSGEDMQYFDPTTNEKYIPYCIEPSLGADRVTLAFLCEAYDEETLEDGDTRTIFRFHPALAPVKAAVFPLSKKLSEEATAVYHMLSKHFNIEYDESGSIGKRYRRQDEIGTPFCITVDFDTKEDQKVTVRDRDTMTQERIDIEHLVAYIQNKMEF, from the coding sequence ATGCAAGAAAAAAACATGCAACAAATAGTAGCTGTTGCCAAATCACGAGGATTTGTATACCCAGGATCGGAGATCTATGGGGGACTTGCAAATACTTGGGATTACGGCCCACTAGGCGTGGAGTTTAAAAACAATGTTAAAAAGGCATGGTGGAAAAAATTTATACAAGAAAGCCCTTATAATGTTGGTGTAGATTGTGCCATACTTATGAATCCAAAAGCTTGGGTCGCATCGGGTCATGTTGGAGGATTTAGTGATCCGCTTATGGATTGTAAAGATTGTAAAGAACGCTTTAGAGCAGATAAAATTATTGAAGATTTTCTAGTTGAAAAAGGAGAGCCTGCAATTGTAGATGGATGGAGCAATGAACAAATGAAAAGCTTCATTGACGAGAATCAAATAGCATGCCCAACTTGCGGTAAACATAACTTTACAGATATTCGACAATTTAACTTAATGTTTAAAACTTTCCAAGGCGTAACTGAAGACTCAAAGAATGTTGTTTATTTACGTCCAGAGACTGCGCAGGGGATTTTTGTAAACTTTAAAAATGTACAACGTACAAGCCGTAAAAAAGTGCCTTTTGGAATAGGTCAAATAGGTAAATCTTTCAGAAATGAGATTACCCCAGGTAACTTTATTTTTAGAACTAGAGAATTTGAACAAATGGAGCTTGAATTCTTTTGTAGCCCAGGAACAGATTTAGAGTGGTTTAGTTACTGGAAAGACTATTGTAAAAACTGGTTACTTAATTTAGGGGTTAATGAAGACCATATGCGTATTAGAGATCATTCAGCCGAAGAATTGTCTCATTATAGCAATGCGACATCAGACATAGAATTCTTATTCCCATTTGGATGGGGAGAATTATGGGGAATTGCAGACCGTACAGATTTCGACCTTAAACAGCATCAAGAGCATTCAGGTGAGGATATGCAGTATTTTGATCCCACGACTAATGAAAAATATATTCCTTACTGTATTGAGCCTTCATTAGGTGCGGATAGGGTAACGCTTGCGTTCTTATGTGAAGCGTATGACGAAGAAACATTAGAAGATGGTGATACAAGAACTATTTTTAGATTTCATCCAGCACTTGCGCCTGTTAAAGCAGCTGTTTTCCCATTATCAAAAAAATTATCTGAAGAAGCAACAGCAGTTTATCATATGTTGTCAAAACATTTTAATATTGAGTATGACGAAAGTGGTTCTATCGGCAAACGTTATAGACGTCAAGATGAAATTGGAACGCCTTTCTGTATTACTGTAGATTTTGATACTAAAGAAGATCAAAAAGTTACTGTGCGCGATAGAGATACAATGACTCAAGAACGCATAGATATTGAGCATTTAGTAGCATATATTCAGAATAAAATGGAGTTTTAA